A region of Sulfurimonas sp. DNA encodes the following proteins:
- a CDS encoding M23 family metallopeptidase translates to MKFFFLFLFLASTLFSFNIDIYDSTIANGKTTIVKFKKEKNTKYIKIELDKKKYRIYKHPSKEKLFYALIPINYYKKPKNIKAKIFYEESGEKKTKTVFFKVIDGKYKKEKIKVQKSKVILNKKDKKKVAMEYKEAMDIYNHSTNKNYITSKFTTPMQSKITSSFGKTRIYNDTLNGYHSGTDYRAKIGTPITASNSGKIVLVKDRFYSGGSIIIDHGHGIYTCYYHMSKFNVKKSTFVKKGQVIGLSGVSGRVTGPHLHFSARVGGEQVDPLQLIELINKNLF, encoded by the coding sequence ATGAAGTTTTTTTTTCTTTTTTTATTCCTAGCATCTACACTTTTTTCATTTAATATTGATATATATGATTCTACGATAGCTAATGGAAAAACCACGATAGTTAAGTTTAAAAAAGAAAAAAATACAAAATATATAAAAATTGAATTGGATAAAAAAAAGTATCGCATCTATAAGCATCCGTCTAAAGAGAAACTATTTTATGCTTTAATTCCTATTAATTATTATAAAAAACCTAAAAATATAAAAGCTAAGATTTTTTATGAAGAGAGCGGGGAAAAAAAGACTAAAACTGTTTTTTTTAAAGTCATCGATGGGAAATACAAAAAAGAAAAAATCAAAGTCCAAAAATCTAAAGTTATCTTAAATAAAAAAGATAAAAAAAAGGTTGCAATGGAGTACAAAGAAGCTATGGACATTTATAATCACTCAACAAATAAAAATTACATCACTTCAAAATTTACAACTCCGATGCAAAGTAAAATAACAAGCTCATTTGGAAAAACTAGAATCTATAATGACACTTTAAATGGCTATCATAGTGGAACAGATTATAGAGCGAAGATAGGAACTCCTATAACTGCTAGTAATTCTGGAAAAATTGTTTTAGTAAAAGATAGATTTTATTCTGGTGGAAGCATTATAATTGACCATGGGCATGGCATCTATACTTGCTACTACCATATGAGTAAGTTTAACGTTAAAAAAAGTACTTTCGTAAAGAAAGGGCAAGTAATAGGTCTTTCAGGTGTTAGCGGTAGAGTTACAGGTCCTCACTTGCATTTTAGTGCAAGGGTTGGGGGAGAACAAGTTGACCCACTTCAACTTATAGAGTTAATCAATAAAAATTTATTTTAG
- a CDS encoding RNA pseudouridine synthase → MANEKAYKILALQEGISNGQAKSMIDRGLVYVGNKKVMIARGELDAKTIFRVQKIEKMKPIFENDDIIVVDKPAYVNSDEIERQLKPAVLLHRLDRETSGVLMLVKDEDFRQKAIKEFKKDTVYKEYIAWVEGIISEPIEVDKPILTQRKNNKAYSNVSGKGKPARTEFFPDLVSANKTKIKCIIHNGRTHQIRTHLRYIDHSIVGDEQYGGRRAKRVMLHAHKVRLLGMEFIAPEPKIFVDFQ, encoded by the coding sequence ATGGCAAATGAAAAAGCATACAAAATTTTAGCCTTGCAAGAAGGTATTTCAAATGGACAAGCAAAATCTATGATAGATAGAGGTTTGGTTTATGTTGGAAATAAAAAAGTCATGATTGCTCGTGGAGAGCTAGATGCTAAAACAATTTTTAGAGTTCAGAAAATAGAAAAAATGAAACCTATTTTTGAAAATGATGATATTATAGTTGTAGATAAACCTGCTTATGTAAACTCTGATGAGATAGAAAGACAACTTAAACCTGCTGTTTTACTGCATAGACTTGACCGTGAAACTAGTGGCGTTTTGATGCTTGTAAAAGATGAAGACTTTAGGCAAAAAGCGATAAAAGAGTTTAAAAAAGATACTGTTTACAAAGAGTACATCGCATGGGTTGAGGGAATCATCAGTGAGCCAATAGAAGTTGATAAACCTATACTAACTCAAAGAAAGAATAACAAAGCGTACTCAAATGTGTCTGGAAAAGGTAAGCCTGCAAGAACAGAGTTTTTTCCTGACTTAGTAAGTGCAAACAAAACTAAAATTAAATGTATCATTCATAATGGTAGAACACATCAAATTAGAACGCATCTACGCTACATAGACCATTCTATAGTAGGAGACGAGCAATACGGCGGAAGACGCGCTAAGAGAGTTATGCTTCATGCCCACAAAGTCAGATTATTAGGTATGGAGTTTATTGCACCTGAGCCTAAAATATTTGTTGATTTTCAATAG
- the smpB gene encoding SsrA-binding protein SmpB, whose product MGETVAKNKKAYFDYFLEEKFEAGLVLQGSEVKGIRANRVNLKDSFIRFVQGEAFLFNAHIGRLETTHHYYTHEERGSRKLLLHKKQLQKMKSAVEKDGYTIVPLGLYFNSRNLVKLQIAIAKGKQLHDKRQDLKAKDMKRDIARAMKDY is encoded by the coding sequence ATGGGTGAAACAGTAGCAAAAAATAAAAAAGCCTACTTTGACTACTTTTTAGAAGAAAAATTTGAAGCAGGTCTTGTTTTACAAGGTAGTGAAGTAAAAGGCATTCGTGCTAATAGAGTAAATCTTAAAGATAGTTTTATTCGTTTTGTTCAAGGTGAAGCATTTTTGTTTAATGCTCATATTGGAAGGCTTGAGACAACTCATCACTACTACACACACGAAGAAAGAGGCAGTAGAAAACTACTCTTACATAAAAAACAGTTACAAAAGATGAAAAGTGCAGTTGAAAAAGATGGCTATACAATAGTTCCTCTTGGACTATATTTTAATTCTAGAAATCTTGTAAAACTTCAAATTGCCATTGCAAAAGGTAAGCAACTTCATGATAAAAGACAAGACTTAAAAGCTAAAGATATGAAACGAGATATAGCTAGGGCAATGAAGGATTATTAA
- the csrA gene encoding carbon storage regulator CsrA, whose amino-acid sequence MLVLARKLDESITVGDNISIKIISIDKGVVKLGIDAPRDISIVRNELLEDVKDSNIAASKEHSQDDLNLLSKIIKK is encoded by the coding sequence ATGTTAGTATTAGCTAGAAAGTTAGATGAATCTATTACAGTCGGTGATAATATATCAATAAAAATCATATCTATTGACAAGGGTGTAGTGAAACTTGGTATAGATGCTCCAAGAGATATTTCAATAGTACGAAATGAACTTTTAGAAGATGTTAAAGATTCAAATATAGCAGCTTCAAAAGAGCATAGTCAAGATGATTTAAATCTACTTAGCAAAATTATTAAAAAATAA
- a CDS encoding tetratricopeptide repeat protein, producing the protein MSVFQLLMLGASAFFAFKIYEHIQTLQEPQEDDSSENETKSADAFSPFSPEALVQKADGAFEEKDFQKALALLNEADAKEPHNSEILFKIGYILQQTNDNEEAINYYKKALQEDGNNEFIHNSMASIYKENGEFTSAKMHLKTSLELDDENPITYYNFGNLCVEMKHIEEAKEMYKKALEINPELVEAEEELKKIS; encoded by the coding sequence ATGTCAGTATTTCAACTTCTAATGCTTGGAGCTTCAGCTTTTTTTGCATTTAAAATTTATGAACATATACAAACACTACAAGAGCCACAAGAAGACGACTCTTCTGAAAATGAAACAAAAAGTGCAGATGCTTTTTCCCCATTTTCTCCTGAAGCTTTAGTACAAAAAGCCGATGGTGCATTCGAAGAAAAAGATTTTCAAAAAGCGTTGGCACTTCTCAATGAAGCAGATGCAAAAGAACCTCATAATTCAGAAATTTTATTTAAAATTGGTTATATTCTTCAGCAAACAAATGACAATGAGGAAGCAATAAACTACTATAAAAAAGCTCTCCAAGAAGATGGAAACAATGAATTTATCCATAATTCTATGGCTAGCATCTATAAAGAAAATGGCGAATTTACTTCAGCAAAAATGCATCTAAAGACTTCTTTAGAGTTAGATGATGAGAACCCAATTACTTACTATAATTTTGGAAATCTTTGTGTAGAGATGAAACATATAGAAGAAGCCAAAGAGATGTATAAAAAAGCTCTAGAAATAAACCCTGAATTAGTAGAAGCAGAAGAGGAACTGAAAAAAATATCATGA
- a CDS encoding 4-(cytidine 5'-diphospho)-2-C-methyl-D-erythritol kinase: MKIYKAYAKVNIFLKITGKRDNFHEIISRFMRVNSLYDELSFTKKTTNGFEIIGDFSCSTKQNTIYKAYEALKNNIKSDSLENLMQTYAIKIDKKIPAFAGLGGGSSDAATFLHMCNEVLHLGLSLNELASIGSKVGADVAFFIYGYDSANVSGIGEIVQEYKEEILDFEIFTPNIEISTPKVYISYREHFFNPIDAKEIQNLKEMSSLYVLNNMKPDEANDLFKPALQEYKELKNHYKNGCFFSGSGSSFFKLLR, from the coding sequence ATGAAAATTTATAAGGCCTATGCAAAAGTAAATATTTTTTTAAAAATAACTGGCAAAAGAGATAATTTTCATGAAATAATCTCTCGCTTTATGAGAGTAAACTCTCTTTATGATGAACTTTCTTTTACAAAAAAGACTACTAATGGTTTTGAAATAATTGGAGATTTTTCTTGTTCAACTAAGCAAAACACCATCTATAAAGCCTATGAAGCGCTTAAGAATAATATAAAATCTGACTCCTTAGAAAACTTAATGCAAACCTATGCGATTAAGATCGATAAAAAAATTCCTGCTTTTGCTGGTTTAGGTGGAGGAAGTAGCGATGCTGCAACTTTCCTTCATATGTGCAACGAAGTTCTTCACCTTGGATTGAGTCTCAATGAGTTAGCATCTATTGGTTCAAAAGTTGGTGCAGATGTTGCATTTTTCATATATGGCTACGATAGTGCTAATGTGAGCGGCATTGGTGAAATTGTTCAAGAGTATAAAGAAGAGATACTTGATTTTGAAATTTTTACGCCAAATATTGAGATAAGTACACCAAAGGTATACATTAGTTACAGAGAACATTTTTTTAATCCCATAGATGCTAAAGAAATTCAGAATTTAAAAGAGATGAGTTCATTGTATGTTTTAAACAACATGAAACCTGATGAAGCAAATGACCTTTTTAAACCAGCATTACAGGAATATAAAGAGTTGAAAAATCACTATAAGAATGGATGCTTTTTTAGTGGAAGTGGAAGTAGCTTTTTTAAGTTACTCAGATAA
- the ffh gene encoding signal recognition particle protein, producing the protein MFDSLTNSFTAAIKKIRTFDDDKALIKALNELKKSLLKADVNHKVVKQLITNVQAQTKQNGIGKDQFLDALRATLYELLEVGGNKGFMFAPNPPTVILMTGLQGSGKTTTTGKLATYLKNRQKKVLIVAADLQRLAAVEQLRQITTQIEVELFEDESLKNPVDVVKAALKKAKDGIYDVVLIDTAGRLAIDNELMNELEAVKKAANPSEIFYVADSMTGQDAVRTATSFKEKIGIDGVILSKYDGDAKGGVALGLSSQVKVPLRFIGNGEKMEDLEVFIPERIVNRLMGFGDIEGLAEKTANIIDEKQAKKLTAKIKKGKFNFNDFLEQMESMKKMGSMKSIIGMMPGMGNMSKALKDFDMDNSSELKNIKSMVSSMTMKERENPDLLNNSRKLRIATGCGLTQAEINRMIKQFKNAGKMAKKFSGKKGMQDLQAMMGQMGGSGGMGAIPR; encoded by the coding sequence ATGTTTGACTCACTAACAAATTCATTTACAGCAGCTATCAAGAAGATTCGTACTTTTGATGATGATAAAGCACTAATAAAAGCACTAAATGAACTTAAAAAATCACTCTTAAAAGCAGATGTTAATCATAAAGTTGTTAAACAGCTAATAACCAATGTTCAAGCACAAACAAAACAAAATGGTATCGGCAAAGACCAGTTTTTAGATGCACTTAGAGCTACACTTTATGAACTTTTAGAAGTTGGAGGAAACAAAGGCTTTATGTTCGCTCCAAATCCGCCAACTGTTATACTTATGACAGGACTGCAAGGTTCTGGTAAAACAACAACAACTGGTAAACTTGCAACTTATTTAAAAAATAGACAAAAAAAAGTTCTTATAGTTGCTGCCGATTTACAGCGTCTTGCTGCAGTTGAGCAACTTCGTCAAATAACTACTCAAATAGAAGTAGAACTTTTTGAAGATGAATCACTTAAAAATCCTGTTGATGTTGTAAAAGCCGCTCTTAAAAAAGCAAAAGATGGCATCTATGATGTTGTACTTATCGATACAGCAGGTCGTTTAGCGATAGATAATGAACTAATGAATGAGCTAGAAGCTGTTAAAAAAGCAGCAAATCCTAGTGAAATATTTTATGTAGCTGACTCTATGACTGGTCAAGATGCAGTAAGAACGGCTACAAGCTTTAAAGAAAAGATAGGTATAGACGGTGTTATACTTTCAAAGTACGATGGAGATGCTAAAGGTGGTGTAGCTCTTGGTCTTTCTTCTCAAGTAAAAGTTCCTCTAAGATTTATCGGTAACGGTGAAAAAATGGAAGATTTAGAAGTGTTTATACCTGAACGCATCGTTAATCGTCTGATGGGGTTTGGTGATATTGAAGGTTTAGCTGAAAAAACTGCAAATATTATAGATGAAAAACAAGCAAAAAAATTAACTGCAAAAATCAAAAAAGGTAAATTCAATTTCAATGACTTTTTAGAACAGATGGAAAGTATGAAAAAAATGGGTAGTATGAAATCTATCATAGGAATGATGCCAGGTATGGGAAATATGTCAAAAGCTCTTAAAGATTTTGACATGGATAACTCAAGTGAACTTAAAAATATAAAGTCAATGGTATCTTCTATGACAATGAAAGAGAGAGAAAATCCTGACCTACTAAATAACTCTCGTAAACTTAGAATCGCAACAGGTTGTGGTTTAACTCAGGCAGAAATAAACCGTATGATAAAACAGTTTAAAAATGCTGGGAAAATGGCGAAAAAGTTTTCAGGTAAAAAAGGTATGCAAGACTTACAAGCGATGATGGGACAAATGGGCGGTTCTGGAGGTATGGGAGCTATTCCTAGGTAA
- the truB gene encoding tRNA pseudouridine(55) synthase TruB, producing MNRLFVAYKPTWISSNFFLSHLKRKYKIKKAGFTGTLDPFAKGVLIVGFGSHTKLFRFLNKAPKKYRATLWLGAKSDSLDTEMIENVDILKELNYEDVQQALKSLEGKLEYEPPIFSAKRIDGKRAYDLARAGKEFTLNKINSNIYEMKLVNYCHPFITFEATVSEGTYIRSLGLMIAKRLGIKNGSLSALERLNEGQFNYEEEKALDIKKSLNIDENFYIGDNDNIKYGRVLALDDLDIKKDGYYWLDNGNNISIINIQKDIVKYELNKVSIC from the coding sequence ATGAATCGACTCTTTGTTGCTTATAAACCAACATGGATAAGTTCTAATTTTTTTTTATCTCATTTAAAAAGAAAATACAAAATAAAAAAAGCAGGATTTACAGGCACACTTGACCCTTTTGCAAAAGGAGTTTTAATTGTTGGATTTGGCTCACATACAAAACTTTTTAGATTTTTAAATAAAGCACCAAAAAAATATAGAGCTACGCTATGGCTAGGAGCAAAAAGCGACTCACTAGATACTGAAATGATAGAAAATGTTGATATTTTAAAAGAACTTAACTACGAAGATGTCCAACAAGCTCTAAAATCATTAGAAGGAAAGTTAGAGTACGAACCTCCAATTTTTAGTGCGAAACGAATAGATGGCAAAAGAGCTTACGACTTAGCTAGAGCTGGTAAAGAATTTACACTTAACAAAATCAACTCTAACATCTATGAAATGAAGCTTGTAAATTATTGCCACCCTTTTATAACTTTTGAGGCAACTGTGTCAGAAGGCACTTACATTCGCTCACTTGGATTAATGATTGCTAAAAGACTAGGTATTAAAAATGGAAGTTTAAGTGCCTTGGAAAGACTTAATGAAGGACAATTTAATTATGAAGAAGAAAAAGCACTAGATATTAAAAAATCTCTTAATATTGATGAGAATTTTTACATTGGCGATAATGATAATATAAAATATGGAAGAGTTCTTGCTTTAGATGACTTAGATATCAAAAAAGATGGATATTATTGGTTAGATAATGGCAATAATATTTCAATAATAAACATACAAAAAGACATAGTAAAATATGAACTCAATAAGGTAAGTATATGTTAG
- a CDS encoding Nif3-like dinuclear metal center hexameric protein: protein MKISQIYSFLNEISPFDIQESWDNSGLLLGDFNQEVKKIVLSIDVDEELLDSMDSDTLLITHHPVIFGGLKQLEFNKYPANLIQKMIQKNISNIAMHTNFDITHLNDFVVKEVLGYKIANKDGFITYFDVDIEFDEFAKKISLAFGLPHAKCVKSLKSKKSLKRVALTTGSGCSLLKNIKADCFLTGDIKYHDAMEAKSINLSLIDIGHFESERFFSQILHPYLKNLGLEAIIASSKNPFTYI from the coding sequence ATGAAAATTTCACAAATATACTCTTTTTTAAATGAGATATCGCCATTTGACATTCAAGAATCATGGGATAATTCAGGCTTATTGCTTGGTGACTTCAATCAAGAAGTAAAAAAGATAGTTTTAAGCATAGATGTTGATGAAGAGCTTCTTGATTCTATGGATAGTGATACACTTTTAATAACTCATCATCCTGTTATCTTTGGTGGATTAAAACAACTAGAATTTAATAAATATCCAGCAAACCTTATTCAAAAAATGATTCAAAAAAATATTTCTAATATTGCTATGCATACAAATTTTGATATAACTCACTTAAATGATTTTGTAGTTAAAGAAGTTTTAGGATACAAAATTGCAAATAAAGATGGGTTTATAACTTATTTTGATGTTGATATTGAGTTTGATGAGTTTGCAAAAAAAATATCTTTAGCTTTCGGTCTTCCTCATGCGAAATGTGTAAAAAGTTTAAAAAGTAAAAAAAGTTTAAAAAGAGTCGCTTTAACAACAGGTTCTGGATGCTCTTTATTGAAAAATATAAAAGCTGATTGTTTTTTAACAGGAGACATTAAATACCACGATGCCATGGAGGCTAAGAGCATAAATTTATCATTAATTGATATAGGACATTTTGAAAGTGAGCGATTTTTTTCACAAATTTTGCATCCTTATTTGAAAAATTTAGGTTTAGAAGCTATAATTGCATCATCAAAGAACCCATTCACATACATTTAA
- the waaA gene encoding lipid IV(A) 3-deoxy-D-manno-octulosonic acid transferase — MKPFTVLYYLLSVVLFFVALPLLIYLSFRQKYKESIPSRFFLFNNPSFNSNNGVWFHVCSLGEAKALKPILELIDDVEINITTVTHTGQAEAKKYKADVRYLPYEMFIPFWIKKQKLLVVLEAEFWYMLFAVVSSKGTKVILLNARISDKSVKKYLQFAWFYKKLLANVDMIYAQSEVDKNRFIALGAKHIEVIGNIKLASKVIKTKEYAKPPMECIVAGSTHEGEEESILKSFVKYKKEVDAKLIVVPRHPERFEAVYEMMKNYADSNSLSLSRLSRTNNFESDLVLADAMGELNNIYAISDVAILGGAFRSDVGGHNPLEPAFFSCKIITGKYFHDQKELFKYVHHVQYVEANEIYKALLASRELPPSIVEEKINLEPIINKILGK; from the coding sequence TTGAAGCCATTTACAGTTCTCTATTATCTCTTAAGTGTTGTGCTATTTTTTGTAGCACTTCCACTTTTGATATATCTCTCTTTTAGACAAAAATACAAAGAATCGATTCCTTCTCGTTTTTTTCTTTTTAATAATCCGTCTTTTAACTCCAACAATGGAGTCTGGTTTCATGTTTGCTCACTTGGTGAAGCAAAAGCATTAAAGCCTATACTTGAGCTTATCGATGATGTAGAGATAAATATAACAACTGTAACTCATACAGGACAAGCAGAAGCGAAAAAGTATAAAGCTGATGTTAGGTACCTACCATATGAAATGTTTATTCCTTTTTGGATAAAAAAACAGAAGTTACTTGTAGTTTTAGAAGCTGAGTTTTGGTATATGTTATTTGCAGTAGTTTCATCTAAAGGAACTAAAGTTATTCTCTTAAATGCTCGTATTTCAGATAAAAGTGTAAAAAAATATCTTCAATTTGCTTGGTTTTATAAAAAACTTTTAGCAAATGTTGATATGATTTATGCTCAAAGCGAAGTAGATAAAAATCGTTTTATTGCTTTAGGGGCTAAACATATTGAAGTTATTGGAAATATTAAGTTAGCCTCAAAAGTTATAAAAACAAAAGAATATGCAAAACCACCTATGGAGTGTATAGTAGCTGGTAGTACACATGAAGGTGAAGAAGAGTCAATTTTAAAATCATTTGTAAAGTATAAAAAAGAAGTAGATGCGAAACTTATAGTTGTTCCAAGACATCCTGAGAGATTTGAAGCTGTCTATGAAATGATGAAAAATTATGCTGATAGTAACTCACTTAGTTTATCAAGACTTTCAAGAACAAACAACTTTGAATCAGACTTAGTTTTAGCAGATGCCATGGGTGAGTTAAACAATATTTATGCCATCAGTGATGTGGCAATACTTGGTGGTGCTTTTAGAAGTGATGTGGGTGGTCACAATCCACTTGAACCAGCTTTTTTTTCTTGTAAAATAATTACAGGTAAATACTTTCATGACCAAAAAGAGCTTTTTAAATATGTCCATCATGTTCAGTATGTTGAGGCAAATGAAATATACAAAGCACTTCTGGCATCTAGAGAATTACCTCCATCAATAGTGGAAGAAAAAATAAACTTAGAACCAATAATAAATAAAATATTAGGAAAATAA
- a CDS encoding IS5 family transposase codes for MQLSFFDHAMKYQGGKKSMKFLNEMKEIIPFEAIEKILIEKNVYKPNKGKTGRPSIPSKILVGSLFLQNWYGLSDPMTEELIHDRISFRKFLDIRDEDTIPDETTICKFRNKLIKEEILGDIFEEVKKMMESKRLILNEGTLIDATLIHSSEPKRKKDDKGKVISNKAHDSDATYTSKRGRKHHGLKMHIATDTNGIIKKVIATTASTHDSTQFDKLTEDENKAIFADSGYMQKARKVALRAKGIFAGIVERRVRGQSKLRPKQSRNNTRFSKIRCLVELPFAFIKQHMNFRKTRYRGIEKNQQHFFMLAACYNLRRTPALVRARN; via the coding sequence ATGCAACTAAGTTTTTTTGACCATGCCATGAAATACCAAGGTGGTAAGAAGAGTATGAAGTTTTTAAATGAGATGAAAGAGATTATTCCATTTGAAGCTATTGAGAAGATACTTATAGAGAAAAATGTATACAAACCCAACAAAGGTAAGACAGGAAGACCATCTATTCCATCAAAGATATTAGTAGGCTCACTTTTTTTACAAAACTGGTATGGATTGTCAGACCCAATGACCGAAGAGCTTATACATGACCGTATAAGCTTCAGAAAGTTTCTTGATATAAGAGATGAAGATACTATTCCAGATGAAACAACTATTTGTAAATTTAGAAACAAGCTTATCAAAGAAGAGATACTTGGTGATATATTTGAAGAAGTAAAAAAGATGATGGAATCTAAAAGACTTATACTCAATGAGGGAACTCTTATAGACGCTACTCTCATCCACTCAAGCGAACCAAAGAGAAAAAAAGATGACAAGGGTAAAGTTATTTCAAATAAAGCCCATGATTCTGATGCAACCTATACTTCAAAAAGAGGTCGTAAACATCATGGATTAAAGATGCATATAGCAACTGATACAAACGGTATCATCAAAAAAGTAATAGCTACAACTGCATCAACACACGATAGTACACAGTTTGATAAGCTGACAGAAGATGAAAATAAAGCAATATTCGCAGATAGCGGCTATATGCAAAAGGCAAGAAAAGTGGCACTAAGAGCAAAAGGTATTTTTGCTGGTATAGTTGAAAGACGAGTAAGAGGTCAATCGAAACTAAGACCTAAACAATCAAGAAATAATACAAGATTCTCAAAGATAAGATGTCTCGTGGAATTACCATTCGCATTTATAAAACAACATATGAACTTCAGAAAAACCAGATATCGGGGAATAGAGAAAAATCAACAACACTTTTTTATGTTGGCTGCTTGTTATAATCTGAGACGGACACCTGCACTGGTAAGGGCTAGGAACTGA
- a CDS encoding zinc ribbon domain-containing protein, protein MNPHLKQLIELSKVDKEIDAFEPQIEEANSKYEAALAKKQSIDTDIENLTNEIKDEQIKKHKNEIHLAELSKKLEDNSKKSAEVKTEREMKSLQLEEEIAKEQVTFANEEIARLEKIIESKQEQVEVAKVSLGEVDENLETVKSEVDKKLEVINKDRQKVFVQKEKLLGSINQKGLTFYQKIRRWARNTTVVAVEEQACMGCYMIINDKIFSDVIRAEDITTCPHCGRILHVEESNE, encoded by the coding sequence TTGAATCCACATCTTAAACAACTAATAGAGCTATCTAAAGTAGACAAAGAGATAGATGCATTTGAACCACAAATCGAAGAAGCAAACTCTAAATATGAAGCTGCATTAGCAAAAAAACAAAGTATCGATACTGATATTGAAAATCTTACAAATGAAATCAAAGATGAGCAAATAAAAAAACATAAAAATGAGATTCATTTAGCAGAACTTTCAAAAAAACTAGAGGACAACTCTAAGAAAAGTGCTGAAGTTAAAACTGAGAGAGAGATGAAATCTCTACAGCTTGAAGAAGAGATTGCAAAAGAGCAAGTAACTTTCGCAAATGAAGAGATTGCAAGACTTGAAAAAATAATTGAATCTAAACAAGAACAAGTAGAAGTTGCAAAAGTTTCTCTTGGTGAAGTAGATGAAAATCTTGAAACAGTAAAATCTGAAGTTGATAAAAAATTAGAAGTTATTAACAAAGATAGACAAAAAGTATTTGTGCAAAAAGAAAAACTATTAGGTTCTATAAACCAAAAGGGACTTACTTTTTATCAAAAAATTCGTCGTTGGGCAAGAAATACGACAGTTGTAGCAGTAGAAGAACAAGCTTGTATGGGTTGTTATATGATAATTAACGATAAAATCTTTTCAGATGTTATAAGAGCTGAAGATATTACAACATGCCCACACTGTGGTCGTATTCTTCATGTGGAAGAATCTAACGAGTAA